The proteins below are encoded in one region of Manis javanica isolate MJ-LG chromosome 8, MJ_LKY, whole genome shotgun sequence:
- the LOC140850713 gene encoding uncharacterized protein: MTSLYLLTLLLTLETPTQGVLRWGILSAFPKPMPVRFNAAVFPRFFTTNTSMNLPYLVKDTLVAPLGENRSFVTNGSLCFTTQNLAGCISLKRRKYGWFSDIILEASSLPVMSAKFEGPNKEGSPSYKNMTIHQMVLWINGTFVHSPRNNSTDRPRQPKYASHCVGDYEGELWPWTDCQSTVVTWATERQEFTISPDMEGRPANEAWWPVKVLEGEFRQQLSMNPFHKWMLCGVNGSCTDLSPFSALQGGGIGVKNITFWCENNHMRAHWNMIMTHNNENYTCSAKSGPESPNSLFPPSPVCVYPPFLFILSNSSFDSCSNETCFLSQCWDARNFTNALVVRIPRWVPVPVDAPNTMTLFRERRDFGVTAAIVLLISATAVAATAAGIALDTSIKSATELNNLAASVASALDQQSTLDGKLKGGIMILNQRIDLVEEQMEVLWQMAQLGCERKYRALCITSIQYKNFTRAANLSRDLSQYLSGNWSQDFDGTLEELRREIIHINSTRLDISVAEGLSSWFLRALSHVKEWAGMAGMGVFLLGGLMLLLWLLCRLRNQHKQDKVILAQALMAIDVGASPQVWLNMLKKEARL, encoded by the coding sequence atgacttcgctgtacctcctgaccctgctcctgacactggagaccccgactcagggagtattgagatggggaatcctgtctgcctttcctaagcctatgcctgtccgtttcaatgcagccgtttttccgcgctttttcactaccaatactagtatgaacttgccctacttagttaaagacaccctagtagctcccctgggagaaaaccgatccttcgtaactaatgggtcattatgcttcaccactcagaatctagctggctgtatctccctgaaacggaggaaatacggatggttcagtgacataattctagaggccagtagcctccccgttatgtcagctaaatttgaagggcctaataaggaagggagcccgtcctataagaacatgactatccaccagatggttctctggatcaatggcacatttgtacactctcccaggaacaattccaccgacaggcctcgtcaacccaaatatgcctcccattgtgtgggcgactatgagggagagctgtggccctggactgactgtcagtcaactgtagtaacgtgggcaactgagaggcaggagtttaccatctccccagatatggagggacggccagccaatgaggcttggtggccagtaaaggtgctcgaaggcgagtttcgtcagcagctgagcatgaaccccttccataaatggatgctgtgtggagtcaatggctcgtgtactgacctctcccccttttccgccctccagggtgggggaatcggtgtaaaaaatatcaccttttggtgcgagaataaccacatgcgcgcacactggaacatgatcatgacccataacaacgagaactacacgtgttcagcaaaatcaggtccagagtcacctaattccctttttccaccttctccagtatgcgtataccccccatttctgtttatcttatccaatagtagctttgactcctgctccaatgaaacctgctttctgtctcagtgttgggatgcgcgtaactttaccaatgctttggtagtccgcatcccccgttgggtccctgttcccgtagacgcccctaacaccatgactctgtttcgagaaaggcgcgatttcggtgttacagccgccatagtgctcctgatctccgcgaccgcggtcgcagccaccgccgctggtatagctttagacacctccatcaaatcggctacagagctcaataaccttgcagcctcagtagcttctgccctggaccaacagtccacacttgatggcaaactgaaaggaggaataatgatcctcaatcaacgcatagatctcgtggaggaacaaatggaggtgctctggcaaatggcccagttgggatgtgagcggaaatatcgtgccctctgcatcactagcattcaatataaaaattttacacgggcagctaatctgtcacgagacctgtcccagtatctttcaggaaactggtcccaagacttcgatgggacactagaagagctgcggcgagaaattatccacatcaactccacccgtctagatatctccgtagcggaaggactctcttcctggttcctcagagctctctcccacgtcaaggagtgggcgggcatggctgggatgggcgtgttcctgcttggaggtctcatgctcttactctggttgttatgtagactccgcaaccaacataagcaggacaaggtgatccttgctcaagccctaatggcgatagacgttggcgcctctccccaagtgtggctcaacatgcttaagaaggaagctcggctttag